A stretch of the Ostrea edulis chromosome 9, xbOstEdul1.1, whole genome shotgun sequence genome encodes the following:
- the LOC130050090 gene encoding N-lysine methyltransferase KMT5A-like has product MRSKRKKPNLLAEETILKNKDLEGFKMDIIPPKGRGVRTTIERCKGDFLLAYHGELISGEEGMKREKKSDSVFRYFFFFKGTQWCIDSTLEVDSGQWMGRLVNHGTHREQNCKMRCIEVNQVPKLCLFAIRDIPAGEELLYDYGVADLPWEVCLAF; this is encoded by the exons ATGCGGTCTAAGAGAAAAAAACCGAATTTGTTAGCAGAAGAAACCATACTTAAGAATAAAGATTTAGAAGGATTCAAGATGGATATCATACCTCCAAAAG GTCGAGGAGTAAGAACAACAATTGAGAGGTGTAAAGGAGACTTTTTGCTTGCCTATCATGGGGAGTTAATCAGTGGAGAAGAAGGAATGAAAcgagaaaaaaaatctgactCTGTGTTCAGAtacttctttttctttaaagGAACACAATGGTG CATTGATTccactttagaagttgatagtGGCCAGTGGATGGGGAGACTTGTCAATCACGGAACACATAGGGAACAAAACTGCAAGATGAGATGCATTGAAGTTAATCAGGTTCCAAAACTATGTCTTTTTGCAATTAGAGATATCCCGGCTGGCGAAGAACTCTTATACGACTATGGAGTAGCAGATCTGCCATGGGAGGTTTGTTTAGCATTTTga